Proteins from a single region of Chloroherpeton thalassium ATCC 35110:
- a CDS encoding bifunctional response regulator/alkaline phosphatase family protein: protein MKYKILWADDEIDFLRPHVMFLSDKGYDVTCVMNGADALERARQNNYDLIFLDEKMPGISGLDTLSEIKNISPATPVVMITKSEEESLMNKAIGKKISEYLIKPVNPNQIWLACKKLLESNRLKEGAAAQDYISEFNRITQELMGPMDDEDWRDLHRRLSEWEVELDEHPNLDLRETLVGQKRECNLAFSRFIENNYADWCATEKDTRPMLSVDVLEKKVIPELDNDGSVFFFVIDCLRYDQWLILERTLQNYFNIEHDSYFSILPSATPYARNAIFSGLFPADIAKRLPSKWIIAPEAEQSRNSFEQDFLEDFLKRRRVSVKSAKYTKLIGADDSRTYEQTILGQVKNKLNAVVVNFVDILAHSRFDSQVIRELSPDEAAYRSLTQTWFEYSSLHRTLKALANEKVTIILTTDHGSIRSMRHTKVIGDREASTNLRYKFGRNLQCDQKHAIYIKDPATYRLPRQKLNENCIIAKEDYYFVYPTNYHKFINQYKDSFQHGGVSLEEIVVPCMRLTPR from the coding sequence ATGAAATACAAAATTCTTTGGGCAGATGATGAGATAGATTTTCTCAGACCACATGTCATGTTTCTCAGCGACAAAGGTTATGACGTCACTTGCGTGATGAATGGCGCGGATGCTCTCGAGCGCGCTCGCCAAAACAACTACGACCTTATTTTTCTGGATGAAAAAATGCCAGGCATTAGCGGGCTCGATACGCTAAGCGAGATTAAAAATATTTCCCCAGCTACGCCTGTGGTGATGATTACCAAGAGCGAGGAGGAATCGCTCATGAACAAAGCCATCGGAAAGAAAATTTCGGAGTATCTGATTAAACCGGTTAATCCCAACCAAATTTGGCTGGCTTGCAAAAAACTGCTTGAATCGAATCGACTGAAAGAAGGTGCGGCTGCGCAAGATTATATTTCCGAGTTTAATCGAATTACCCAAGAACTGATGGGCCCAATGGATGATGAGGATTGGCGCGATTTGCATCGGCGGCTTTCTGAATGGGAAGTTGAGCTCGATGAGCATCCCAACCTAGACTTGCGTGAAACGCTCGTGGGGCAAAAGCGCGAGTGCAATTTGGCTTTTTCCCGGTTCATAGAAAATAATTATGCCGATTGGTGCGCAACTGAAAAGGATACTCGCCCGATGCTTTCGGTAGATGTGCTTGAGAAAAAAGTGATTCCAGAATTAGACAACGATGGCTCCGTGTTCTTTTTCGTGATCGATTGCCTGCGTTACGATCAATGGCTTATTTTGGAGCGCACGCTTCAAAACTATTTCAACATCGAGCACGATAGCTACTTTTCCATTTTACCTTCGGCCACGCCTTACGCGCGAAATGCGATTTTCAGCGGCTTATTTCCGGCTGACATCGCCAAACGCCTTCCTTCAAAATGGATTATTGCGCCTGAAGCTGAGCAAAGTCGCAACAGTTTTGAGCAAGACTTTTTGGAGGATTTTTTAAAACGCCGCCGTGTTTCCGTGAAGAGCGCCAAATATACAAAGCTGATTGGCGCTGATGATTCTCGGACGTATGAGCAAACCATTTTGGGGCAGGTTAAAAATAAATTGAACGCCGTGGTTGTGAATTTTGTCGATATTCTGGCGCACAGCCGCTTCGATTCGCAAGTGATTCGCGAACTTTCACCCGATGAGGCGGCCTATCGTAGCCTGACGCAAACTTGGTTTGAATATTCCTCGCTGCACAGAACGCTGAAAGCTTTAGCCAATGAAAAGGTGACGATTATTTTAACTACCGATCATGGTAGCATTCGCAGCATGAGGCATACGAAAGTCATCGGCGATCGGGAAGCCTCCACCAACCTTCGCTACAAGTTTGGGCGAAATCTTCAATGCGACCAAAAGCACGCCATCTATATCAAAGATCCCGCCACGTATAGATTGCCTCGCCAAAAACTCAATGAAAACTGCATTATTGCTAAAGAAGATTATTACTTTGTTTACCCAACGAACTATCACAAATTTATTAATCAGTATAAGGATTCATTTCAGCATGGCGGCGTTTCACTTGAGGAAATCGTGGTGCCGTGTATGCGATTAACACCAAGGTAA
- a CDS encoding polysaccharide biosynthesis C-terminal domain-containing protein has product MQKQNGVTIQHLNDFGDTRGEMFRLDEESVAFVGNLQDMHFGAILPGAVRGNHYHIARKELLILIHKEACTVAWQEGEDGEIVRQVFDGNGTVALGFEAGVTHAIKNTGSVPMYLIALSNDSVQAQKPDAVRNVILE; this is encoded by the coding sequence ATGCAAAAACAAAACGGCGTTACAATTCAGCATTTGAATGATTTTGGCGACACGCGCGGCGAGATGTTTCGCCTTGATGAGGAAAGCGTCGCTTTTGTCGGCAATTTACAAGATATGCACTTTGGTGCCATTTTGCCTGGCGCTGTGCGTGGCAATCATTATCATATCGCACGAAAAGAATTGCTCATACTCATTCACAAGGAAGCGTGCACGGTTGCCTGGCAAGAAGGCGAAGACGGTGAAATTGTGCGCCAGGTTTTTGACGGGAACGGAACGGTTGCGCTTGGATTTGAAGCAGGTGTCACTCATGCGATAAAAAATACGGGGAGCGTGCCGATGTATTTGATTGCGCTTTCAAACGATTCGGTTCAAGCACAAAAGCCAGATGCCGTTCGCAATGTGATTTTGGAATAA
- a CDS encoding WG repeat-containing protein, which yields MRNSVVFLLLLFFLISAMGCNRTRESSRLVPIKYKNQYGFVNEFGEIVVEPDYTDVLEFSEGLAGVREKYLYGFVDTKGNLAIGMKYGSVRPFSEGFAMFTSAFKYGFINRQGEIVAKPEYSAAQSFSEGLAAVKYAGRWGYLDTLGHMKILAQFKYAQPFSEGLAWVRLDSQYICMNKKGKQLWRSRFDDASPFSEKVAAVKISGTWGFIDADGKLVIQPEYAYARSFKDSLAAVRVGEKWGFITHAGSFAIEPQFDDAHLFSEGLASVRMKDKWGYIDKNGKWIIEPNYDYVGDFIDGIAPIRDGSMWSGITKSGQIIWTPPQETD from the coding sequence ATGCGAAACTCGGTTGTTTTTTTATTACTCCTGTTTTTTCTCATCAGTGCAATGGGCTGCAATCGCACGCGCGAAAGTTCTCGTTTGGTGCCGATTAAGTACAAAAATCAATATGGTTTTGTCAATGAATTTGGGGAAATCGTGGTTGAGCCTGACTACACCGATGTGCTGGAATTCTCGGAAGGCTTAGCGGGCGTTCGCGAAAAATATCTGTATGGATTTGTTGATACAAAAGGAAACCTTGCCATCGGCATGAAATATGGGAGCGTGAGGCCTTTTTCAGAAGGCTTTGCGATGTTTACTTCTGCCTTCAAGTATGGGTTTATAAATCGGCAAGGAGAAATTGTGGCTAAACCAGAGTATAGCGCGGCGCAGAGCTTTTCGGAAGGATTGGCTGCGGTAAAATATGCTGGAAGATGGGGCTACTTAGACACGCTTGGCCACATGAAAATTTTGGCGCAATTCAAATATGCGCAGCCTTTTTCGGAAGGGCTTGCTTGGGTGCGGCTCGATAGCCAGTATATCTGCATGAATAAAAAAGGCAAGCAACTTTGGCGATCGCGTTTCGACGATGCCTCGCCATTCTCGGAAAAAGTGGCTGCCGTCAAAATAAGCGGCACTTGGGGTTTTATCGATGCGGATGGAAAGCTTGTCATTCAGCCGGAATATGCTTACGCGCGATCGTTTAAAGATAGTTTGGCTGCCGTTCGCGTCGGTGAAAAGTGGGGTTTCATCACGCATGCCGGCAGTTTTGCGATCGAGCCACAGTTTGACGATGCGCATCTATTTTCCGAAGGCCTTGCATCGGTCAGAATGAAGGATAAATGGGGCTATATAGACAAAAATGGAAAATGGATCATCGAGCCAAATTACGACTACGTCGGCGATTTCATTGATGGCATTGCGCCCATTCGCGACGGTAGCATGTGGAGC